The genomic region TGTACGTATTACCGTAGATGCCGGCACAACCTGGATTACCTGCACCAATGTAACCACTCACTGGACATGCGATTTTGGCGCGGGCAGTGAACCTTCGGTAACCGCAATTTCAAATATGCAAGTTGTCGCGGTTCAGTAAATATCCACGGCTTTAGCCTGAAGGAAACTGCATCCGCGGGTGGCGCAGTTTCCTTCCAACCCAATACATTGACTCCTTCCAGAGTTGCTTCCATCCACTCTCGCCGTTCATTATTTTTTACGGTCGCGGGTATTTTGCAATTTACCTTTTTCTGGTTATTTTTTGCCCCCACGCAAATCGGCGGGAAATCTTCCTATGTAATACTAATTGGGAATAGTATGCTGCCGACGTATGAGCGCGGTGATTTAGTCGTTGTCCGCCCTGCAAAGCAATATACTATCGGGGATGTGGTCGCTTATCAACATCCCGAAATTGGGGTGGTTTTTCATCGAATTATCGATTTCGACAATTCCAGCTTTGTGATGAAGGGAGACCATAATTTTTGGTTAGACTCTCATCATCCCAAACAAAATGAAATTGTCGGCAAATTGTGGCTTCATATACCCTCTATGGGCGGCTTATTGATGCAATTACGCACGCCCCGCAATTTCACCTTATTCGTCACAGCTATGATTGGCGCCTTATTATTTATCGATTTTCAGCAAAACCCCAAAAGGATGAAAAGAATGTCGGAAACAAAATATAACCCGATGGAATTGCTGATTTTGTTTTCTGTAATCGCCATTGCGAGCCTGGTACTGGGTGTGGTTGCGTTTACCAAACCCATTTTTACGGTAAAAGATAAGCAAATTCCTTATATTCACAATGGCGTGTTCGCTTATACTGCGGAAGTACCAGATGGTGTTTACGATACCAACACCGTGCAGCCAGGTGAACCCATATACCGTCAGGTAGCCAACCGATTCACCGTTTCGTTCGATTACGCTTTCATCACAACCGAGACATCAGACCTTTTAATGAATTCTCAGCTCTTCGCAGAAATTAGCAATTCAAGCGGCTGGAAACGCACACTGGAGCTGCAGCCATCCACCACCGTTGGCGATACCCTCTCTTTAGTTGCTGTGGTTAATTTTGCAGATATACAGGCATTTATTGATGCACTTGAAACGCAAGCTGAAGTGCAAGATAAAACCTACATTTTAACCATCCGTCCAGTCATTATACTGGATGGGCAACTGGCAGGCATCAATTACCAGGATCATTTTTCGCCAGAATTGGCATTCACCTTCGAAGATTTAGTCGTCGCGCCAATACAACCCTCGGCGGAAGAAGACCCCTTCTTCCCACAAACGACTGGAATGCTCACGTATGCCAGCACGGCCACCAATACACTCCCCATATTAGGATTTGATATTAGCGTTCCGTTGGCGCGGATGCTCTCTATAATCACCCTGCTCGCTTACCTTTATAGCCTGGTCGTACTTTTTTTGCTTGTAAAGCCAAAACAGGATGTCGGCGAAGTCTCGCGCATTCAAATGCTGTATGGAAATCAAATTGTTTCGATAACCAGTTTTACATCGCCACAAAATCTGACCGAAGTCGGCAATATCGCCGAGCTGGCAAAAATTGCCAATGACCATAATAAAGTTATTTTGCATTTAGAACATCGCAATATGCATCATTATTTTGTTCAATTAGATGAAATCACATTTTTGTATCGGATTTTGATCACTCAGAACTTAAAAGAACTCCCTGGAGGCAAAGTACCATGAACCTGCCTCGCTTGAATTTGTTTTTAATTTTTGCATCGATCATTTTCGTGATTATTGGAGGGTATTCTGCATATACTGCCGCCAACACGATTACGGAGTCGGGGTTGGATTACCATGTCTTTGGCATCACTGCGAACGATCTAAAGCCCGTCGCATGCAATAGTCTCAATCTTACAAATATTTCAGCTAATACAAACGGCAGTACAAGCAATGATCTTGTGTTGGGTAATGCAGGCGGAAACACACTAGATGCCAATACCGGGCATGATTGCATGATAGGTGGCGACGGCGATGACGATTTAACCGGCGGAGAAGGCGATGATATTCTAATGGGTAGCTCCGGCAATGACACCCTGGATGGCGGCAATGGTACCGATATCTGTTATGGCGGCAGCGGAACTAACACTTTTGTGAACTGCGAAACAACGTACGACCCATAGAAATCCATAAATCGCGGAATCCGGGATGGTATACTACACCACGAGTACCAAAATCACCCGATAAACGAACGCAAAATAAAAAATGGATCAATCTCTCGATTTCTATCAGTCACTGCCCAAAGTTGAACTGCATCGCCACCTGGAAGGGTCGCTACGGGTGGAAACGCTGGCTGATATTGGACGCGAGCATAATTTCCCGCAAAGAGATACCAGCACCCTGCGCCCCCTGGTTCAGATCGGGGAAGACGAACCCCATACTTTTGAGAATTTTCTCTCTAAATTTGCTATTCTGCGTTTGTTCTATCGCACGCCCGATGTCATCGGCCGCATCACCCGCGAGGCGATCGCCGATGCGGCGGCGGATAATATCCGCTACCTCGAACTGCGCTTCACCCCGGTGGCGCTCAGCAAAGCCGAAGGATTTCCGCTGGGGCATGTGATGGATTGGGTTGTGGATGGCGCGCTGGCCGGGCAGGAGCAATACGGGGTTGTGACGCGGCTGATCGCCAGTGTTAACCGGCACGAAAGCCCCGATCTGGCCGAACAGGTTGTCTGGCTAGCAATGGAACGCAAGAATCGCGGCATTATCGGTTTGGATTTGGCCGGAAACGAAGCCGAGTTTCCTGCGCAGCCTTTCGAAGGCATTTTTTTGGAAGCAAAGCAAGAAGGACTGGGGATCACCATCCATGCCGGGGAGTGGGCCGGAGCCGAAAATGTTGTCGAAGCCATCACAGAATTTGGAAGCA from Chloroflexota bacterium harbors:
- a CDS encoding signal peptidase I — translated: MQFTFFWLFFAPTQIGGKSSYVILIGNSMLPTYERGDLVVVRPAKQYTIGDVVAYQHPEIGVVFHRIIDFDNSSFVMKGDHNFWLDSHHPKQNEIVGKLWLHIPSMGGLLMQLRTPRNFTLFVTAMIGALLFIDFQQNPKRMKRMSETKYNPMELLILFSVIAIASLVLGVVAFTKPIFTVKDKQIPYIHNGVFAYTAEVPDGVYDTNTVQPGEPIYRQVANRFTVSFDYAFITTETSDLLMNSQLFAEISNSSGWKRTLELQPSTTVGDTLSLVAVVNFADIQAFIDALETQAEVQDKTYILTIRPVIILDGQLAGINYQDHFSPELAFTFEDLVVAPIQPSAEEDPFFPQTTGMLTYASTATNTLPILGFDISVPLARMLSIITLLAYLYSLVVLFLLVKPKQDVGEVSRIQMLYGNQIVSITSFTSPQNLTEVGNIAELAKIANDHNKVILHLEHRNMHHYFVQLDEITFLYRILITQNLKELPGGKVP
- the add gene encoding adenosine deaminase: MDQSLDFYQSLPKVELHRHLEGSLRVETLADIGREHNFPQRDTSTLRPLVQIGEDEPHTFENFLSKFAILRLFYRTPDVIGRITREAIADAAADNIRYLELRFTPVALSKAEGFPLGHVMDWVVDGALAGQEQYGVVTRLIASVNRHESPDLAEQVVWLAMERKNRGIIGLDLAGNEAEFPAQPFEGIFLEAKQEGLGITIHAGEWAGAENVVEAITEFGSTRIGHGVRVMENETAVALARERKTVFEVCITSNHQSGVVKHLRQHPFPQMLKAGLNATIHTDDPSISKITLGNEYFIACEKLGLSLPALSKCILSAAQASFLPSEEKAALVERLRSELNEKIPPA